The Neobacillus sp. PS3-34 genome has a window encoding:
- a CDS encoding DUF2187 family protein, with amino-acid sequence MKKAEVGNVIEFREGLQGIVEKVNENSVIVDLTYMDNYRDLELDQRTVINHKNYKIIKESAY; translated from the coding sequence ATGAAAAAAGCAGAAGTGGGAAATGTGATTGAATTTCGTGAGGGTTTACAAGGAATTGTTGAAAAAGTAAATGAGAACTCAGTTATCGTTGACCTAACTTATATGGATAATTACAGAGATTTAGAGCTTGATCAGCGAACTGTTATAAATCACAAAAACTATAAAATCATAAAAGAAAGCGCTTATTAA
- a CDS encoding 4Fe-4S dicluster domain-containing protein — MSTKNIEEKQYLLRFKCDTKSHLTVLDHDVCMTQCPDKICTVFCPAEVYKWEGKRMQVGYEGCHECGSCRIGCPYQNIKWEYPKGGHGIVFRMA, encoded by the coding sequence ATGTCGACAAAAAACATCGAGGAAAAACAGTATTTGCTTAGGTTTAAGTGTGACACGAAGTCCCATCTGACTGTGTTGGATCATGATGTGTGCATGACACAGTGCCCTGACAAGATTTGTACGGTCTTTTGTCCGGCAGAAGTATACAAGTGGGAAGGGAAGCGCATGCAGGTCGGATATGAAGGCTGCCATGAATGCGGCAGCTGCAGGATTGGCTGTCCTTATCAGAATATAAAATGGGAATATCCAAAAGGCGGCCATGGTATTGTCTTCCGGATGGCGTAA
- a CDS encoding DUF6254 family protein: MSKSKSEKEREWTVRKQDQNPHGKIKSLKEISQETPKTN, encoded by the coding sequence ATGAGTAAGTCAAAAAGTGAAAAAGAACGGGAATGGACCGTCAGAAAGCAAGATCAAAATCCCCATGGTAAAATAAAATCATTAAAAGAGATATCACAAGAAACACCTAAAACTAACTAA
- a CDS encoding methylthioribulose 1-phosphate dehydratase, translating to MLNERWNELADVKDELSGRDWFMGTSGNLAIKVSDNPLQFLVTASGKDKRKRTDEDFLLVDEFGRPVGETHLKPSAETLLHVEIYRRTNAGCSLHVHTIDNNVISEVYGDRGEVSFQGQELIKAFDKWEEDAVLRVPIVSNYAHIPTLAKAFSEHVSGDSGAVLIRNHGITVWGRTAFEAKKILEASEFLFKYQLRLLEHKPYQLFKVV from the coding sequence ATGTTAAATGAGAGATGGAATGAATTGGCAGATGTAAAGGATGAACTCTCGGGAAGAGATTGGTTTATGGGAACAAGCGGGAACCTTGCCATTAAGGTAAGTGACAATCCATTACAGTTTTTAGTAACAGCAAGCGGAAAAGACAAGCGCAAGCGGACAGATGAAGATTTTCTGCTTGTCGATGAATTCGGGAGGCCGGTAGGGGAAACACATTTAAAGCCTTCAGCTGAAACACTGCTTCACGTGGAGATTTACAGGAGGACTAATGCCGGCTGCAGCCTGCATGTGCATACCATTGACAATAACGTTATTTCTGAAGTTTACGGTGACAGGGGAGAGGTGTCCTTCCAGGGGCAGGAACTCATTAAAGCATTTGACAAGTGGGAGGAAGATGCGGTGTTACGGGTGCCGATCGTCAGTAATTATGCACATATCCCAACACTTGCAAAAGCTTTCTCGGAGCATGTTTCTGGTGATTCTGGAGCTGTGCTTATCCGCAATCATGGAATAACCGTTTGGGGCAGGACAGCCTTTGAAGCAAAAAAAATCCTGGAAGCCTCTGAGTTTTTATTCAAGTATCAGTTACGCCTCCTTGAACACAAACCATACCAATTATTTAAAGTAGTTTAA
- a CDS encoding aspartyl-phosphate phosphatase Spo0E family protein, with amino-acid sequence MENILIEINAQREKMISCALINGFTNELTIKYSQELDVLINEYQQAPCPWQGELKFGISFQQLLISRPRKYWYK; translated from the coding sequence CTGGAAAATATCCTAATTGAAATAAATGCCCAAAGAGAAAAAATGATTAGCTGTGCATTGATTAATGGTTTTACAAATGAATTAACGATTAAATATAGTCAGGAACTTGATGTATTGATTAATGAATATCAACAAGCCCCCTGCCCCTGGCAAGGGGAGCTGAAGTTTGGAATTTCCTTTCAGCAATTGTTGATTTCCAGGCCGAGGAAGTATTGGTATAAGTGA
- a CDS encoding aminotransferase class I/II-fold pyridoxal phosphate-dependent enzyme, whose translation MNGLQELGWNVTAPQGSFFAWLKVPEGMSSQEFASTLLEKAHIMVAPGIGFGTFGEGYVRVGLLTTEERLAEAVRRISSLGIFKKHIDN comes from the coding sequence GTGAATGGTCTTCAGGAACTAGGTTGGAATGTTACGGCCCCGCAAGGTTCTTTCTTTGCCTGGCTCAAAGTTCCTGAAGGTATGTCCTCACAGGAATTCGCCAGCACTTTACTCGAAAAAGCGCATATTATGGTGGCGCCTGGTATTGGATTTGGTACTTTCGGAGAGGGGTATGTCCGTGTTGGACTTCTTACTACAGAAGAAAGACTTGCTGAAGCTGTTAGAAGAATAAGTTCATTGGGAATTTTCAAAAAACATATTGACAATTAA
- a CDS encoding M3 family oligoendopeptidase: MRFEEYTYKRPNLEEVSANFQSALEKFSEAASVEEQSLAMNEINKIRNDIGTMFNLCHIRHTIDTNDEFYKAEQDYMDEIQPEVEGIVTKYYQALVDSKFRAELEEKWGKQLFALAEGQLKTFKPEIVPLLQKENKLSTEYTKLAASAKIVFEGEERTLAQLEPFTQSTDRETRKSASEAKFGFFAEHSEQFDRIYDDLVKVRTEIAQKLGYKNFVELGYYRMMRTDYNAEMVAKFRQQVKDFIVPIASKLKERQQQRIGVEQLKYYDESFEFLSGNAVPKGSPEWIIDNGQKMYTDLSEETGEFFRYMQENNLMDLVAKKGKAGGGYCTYIENYKSPYIFSNFNGTSGDIDVLTHEAGHAFQVYSSRHFEIPEYNWPTYEACEIHSMSMEFFTWPWMELFFEEDTEKYQFSHLSSGLLFLPYGVSVDEFQHWVYENPEATPEERKQQWREIEKKYMPHKDYDGNPYLESGGFWQRQGHIYNSPFYYIDYTLAQICAFQFWKRSRENQEEAWADYVKLCKLGGSMSFTKLAEAANLISPFEDGCVESVVGEIDSWLNSVDDTKL, encoded by the coding sequence ATGAGATTCGAAGAGTATACATATAAACGTCCTAATTTAGAGGAGGTTTCAGCAAACTTTCAATCAGCACTTGAAAAATTTTCAGAGGCGGCTTCTGTTGAAGAACAAAGTTTGGCCATGAATGAAATCAATAAAATTCGAAACGACATTGGCACGATGTTCAATCTTTGCCATATACGTCATACGATTGATACGAATGATGAGTTTTACAAAGCTGAACAGGATTATATGGATGAAATTCAGCCTGAAGTAGAGGGTATCGTAACAAAATATTATCAGGCACTTGTTGATTCCAAATTCAGAGCGGAACTTGAGGAAAAATGGGGAAAACAGCTTTTTGCTCTTGCGGAAGGGCAATTAAAAACGTTTAAGCCTGAGATTGTTCCATTGCTCCAAAAAGAAAACAAGCTGTCAACTGAATATACAAAGCTGGCTGCATCAGCGAAAATAGTATTTGAAGGTGAAGAGCGCACTCTGGCACAGCTAGAGCCGTTTACACAATCGACCGACCGGGAAACAAGAAAGAGTGCGAGTGAAGCTAAATTTGGATTCTTCGCAGAGCATTCAGAGCAGTTTGACCGCATTTACGACGATCTCGTAAAAGTCCGGACAGAGATCGCTCAAAAACTAGGCTATAAAAACTTTGTTGAGCTAGGCTATTACCGTATGATGCGCACGGATTATAATGCCGAAATGGTCGCAAAGTTCCGCCAGCAGGTTAAGGATTTTATTGTTCCAATCGCTTCAAAATTAAAGGAACGTCAGCAGCAAAGAATTGGTGTCGAGCAATTAAAATATTATGATGAAAGCTTTGAATTCCTATCAGGGAATGCAGTACCAAAAGGCAGTCCCGAATGGATTATTGATAACGGCCAGAAAATGTATACTGACCTTTCAGAAGAGACAGGGGAATTTTTCCGTTATATGCAAGAAAATAATTTAATGGATCTTGTAGCCAAGAAGGGGAAAGCTGGCGGAGGTTATTGCACGTATATTGAAAACTATAAATCTCCATATATCTTTTCAAACTTTAACGGAACATCAGGAGACATCGATGTTTTGACACATGAAGCAGGACATGCTTTTCAGGTATATTCAAGCCGTCATTTTGAAATTCCTGAATACAACTGGCCAACATATGAAGCGTGTGAAATCCATTCCATGAGCATGGAATTCTTTACGTGGCCGTGGATGGAATTGTTCTTTGAAGAGGATACAGAAAAATATCAATTCTCCCATTTGAGCAGCGGATTGCTCTTCTTGCCATATGGAGTTTCTGTAGATGAATTCCAGCATTGGGTATATGAAAATCCTGAGGCAACTCCTGAAGAAAGAAAACAGCAATGGAGAGAGATTGAGAAAAAGTATATGCCTCATAAAGACTATGATGGAAATCCTTATTTGGAGAGCGGTGGATTCTGGCAGCGACAGGGCCATATTTATAACTCACCTTTTTACTATATTGACTATACACTGGCTCAAATTTGCGCTTTCCAATTCTGGAAACGTTCAAGAGAAAATCAGGAAGAAGCCTGGGCGGATTATGTTAAGCTTTGCAAGCTTGGCGGAAGCATGTCTTTTACCAAACTCGCTGAAGCAGCAAACCTCATTTCTCCGTTTGAAGATGGCTGTGTAGAATCGGTAGTTGGCGAAATCGATAGCTGGTTGAACTCTGTCGATGATACAAAACTTTAA
- a CDS encoding 2-hydroxy-3-keto-5-methylthiopentenyl-1-phosphate phosphatase, with translation MAKPVIYCDFDGTVTEKDNIISIMKEFAPEGWEAVKDQILSREISIREGVGSLFSLIPSESKEKIIAYAIENARIRAGFSEFIEFTRSENIPLYIVSGGIDFFVTPLLKPYGPFDGVYCNASDFSGENIKIIWPHKCDWLCENDCGCCKPSIIRKLNHQDRFKVVIGDSVTDLEAAKQADFVLARDLLKEKCEEWELPHQQFETFYDCIEALKNRIEVKELNVK, from the coding sequence ATGGCAAAGCCGGTGATCTATTGTGACTTTGATGGCACAGTAACGGAAAAAGATAATATCATTTCTATCATGAAAGAATTCGCTCCAGAAGGATGGGAAGCGGTCAAGGACCAAATTCTTTCACGGGAGATATCAATTCGTGAAGGAGTAGGCAGCTTGTTCTCACTGATCCCAAGCGAATCGAAGGAAAAAATCATTGCTTATGCCATTGAAAATGCACGAATTAGGGCAGGTTTTAGTGAGTTTATAGAATTTACACGTTCTGAAAATATTCCGCTCTATATTGTAAGCGGAGGGATCGACTTTTTTGTCACCCCTTTACTGAAACCATATGGACCTTTCGATGGTGTATATTGCAATGCATCTGATTTTTCAGGTGAAAACATCAAGATTATTTGGCCTCACAAATGCGATTGGCTTTGTGAAAATGACTGCGGCTGCTGTAAACCAAGCATCATTAGAAAGCTGAATCATCAGGACCGCTTTAAAGTTGTAATAGGAGATTCAGTAACAGACCTTGAAGCCGCAAAACAGGCTGACTTCGTACTAGCAAGGGATCTTTTAAAGGAAAAATGTGAGGAATGGGAATTGCCGCATCAGCAATTTGAGACTTTTTATGATTGCATTGAAGCACTAAAAAACAGGATTGAGGTGAAGGAATTAAATGTTAAATGA
- a CDS encoding oxidoreductase, translating to MGRRALILGATGLIGGHLLNHLLHSNAYDYVAIITRRDFPFEHPKLQKFTFELSELEKFKEVFKVHDVFCCLGTTIKKAGSESAFKQVDFEYPLAAGKIAIEAGAEQFLTVSAMGASSDSRIFYNRVKGEMEEGIKKLPFTGVHIFRPSLLLGKREEFRLGERAAEWFAKPFSGFLKGSLKKYAPIPAETVACSMVVSALKRESGIHIYESDKIKEQTELKQP from the coding sequence ATGGGCAGGAGAGCGCTGATCCTGGGTGCTACAGGATTAATAGGGGGACATTTGCTTAATCATTTATTACATAGTAACGCCTATGATTATGTTGCCATTATTACTAGGAGGGATTTTCCGTTTGAACATCCCAAATTGCAAAAGTTCACTTTTGAATTATCGGAACTAGAGAAATTTAAAGAGGTTTTTAAGGTACATGACGTCTTTTGCTGTCTTGGTACAACGATAAAAAAGGCAGGATCTGAATCAGCTTTTAAACAGGTAGACTTTGAGTATCCCTTAGCAGCCGGTAAGATAGCAATTGAAGCAGGGGCTGAACAATTCCTGACCGTTTCTGCTATGGGTGCTAGCAGTGATTCCCGTATCTTCTATAATCGTGTGAAAGGTGAAATGGAGGAAGGGATTAAAAAACTGCCTTTTACAGGTGTCCATATTTTTAGGCCTTCCCTTTTGCTTGGAAAAAGGGAGGAGTTCAGGCTGGGGGAAAGAGCAGCTGAATGGTTTGCAAAGCCCTTTTCGGGGTTCCTTAAGGGCAGTTTGAAAAAATATGCCCCAATACCGGCCGAAACGGTCGCCTGTTCAATGGTGGTGTCTGCTTTGAAGAGAGAGAGCGGAATCCATATTTATGAATCTGACAAAATAAAAGAACAAACCGAATTGAAGCAGCCCTGA
- a CDS encoding ATP-binding protein, protein MEAFKKNLFLYIAIVLVPVITGGIYFYHFLVKEDFNNRKAHAEWVASIHQKSWNKFIGQTVTSLKIVSLSAEMNIKNPEKLEPLLRQVQQKDPRYGGLYLLDKRGIELIGSNPLIEENHFSKLAYIQETIKAKDTIISDKGEILTNHQRIIGLAVPVMDSDSKLTGILVAHLRIDYFKNLMKIITPNENLLIVNGHLSPILKINLKGTSDLNKNNSVSTPINQLPWSIKVQLPKRNEKEIGKKLSLDLFYLLIISHIFYLLIQYMLLKRKAKRERLQYEAQKLELVGTFAASTAHEIRNPLTGIKGLIQLLSEKYKEPEDKYYFEVIETELQRINEIASEFLILGKPTAEKTEKVNIADIIKELKPLIISEGNIYNVQCYWEITTNAVQVRGIKDHIKQAILNLAKNAFESMNGGGNLTIRLYIDENKCKIEIIDTGIGISKKELEKIFHPFYTSKNTGTGLGLVICKRIIQSMGGSIDIKSQTSIGTTVNISLPLSK, encoded by the coding sequence ATGGAAGCATTTAAGAAAAACCTTTTTCTTTATATTGCCATAGTTCTTGTGCCTGTAATAACTGGAGGAATTTACTTTTATCACTTCCTGGTAAAAGAAGACTTTAATAATCGAAAGGCGCATGCAGAGTGGGTCGCTTCGATTCATCAAAAAAGTTGGAATAAATTTATTGGACAGACAGTGACTAGTCTTAAGATTGTTTCGCTATCCGCCGAAATGAATATCAAAAATCCTGAAAAATTAGAGCCTCTACTCAGGCAGGTCCAGCAAAAGGATCCGCGCTATGGAGGACTATATTTATTGGATAAACGCGGAATTGAACTGATAGGTTCCAATCCTTTAATCGAAGAAAATCATTTTTCAAAATTAGCTTATATTCAAGAGACTATTAAAGCGAAAGATACCATTATTTCCGACAAAGGAGAGATCCTTACCAATCACCAGCGGATAATTGGCCTTGCAGTGCCTGTAATGGATTCTGACAGTAAGTTAACAGGCATACTGGTTGCCCATCTAAGAATTGATTATTTTAAAAATTTGATGAAAATCATTACCCCGAATGAAAACCTGCTTATCGTAAATGGCCACCTTTCGCCAATATTAAAAATAAATTTAAAAGGGACAAGCGACTTAAATAAAAATAATTCAGTGTCAACGCCTATAAATCAATTACCATGGAGCATTAAAGTTCAGCTACCCAAACGCAATGAGAAGGAAATAGGGAAAAAACTAAGCTTAGATTTGTTTTACCTACTAATTATCAGTCATATTTTTTATTTGTTAATCCAGTACATGCTGCTTAAGAGGAAGGCTAAAAGAGAAAGACTGCAATATGAAGCACAAAAACTTGAGCTCGTCGGCACCTTCGCAGCAAGTACAGCACATGAGATCCGTAATCCATTAACAGGTATTAAAGGGCTAATTCAGCTTTTAAGTGAGAAGTACAAAGAACCTGAGGATAAATATTATTTTGAAGTGATTGAAACCGAGCTTCAAAGAATTAATGAAATCGCCAGCGAATTTTTGATCCTTGGAAAGCCTACTGCTGAAAAGACTGAGAAAGTAAATATTGCTGATATCATCAAGGAATTGAAACCTCTGATTATCTCAGAAGGTAACATCTACAATGTCCAATGCTACTGGGAAATCACAACAAATGCTGTTCAAGTGAGAGGAATTAAAGACCATATAAAGCAAGCAATATTAAACCTTGCCAAAAATGCGTTTGAATCAATGAATGGTGGTGGTAATTTAACCATCCGCCTTTACATTGATGAAAATAAATGCAAAATAGAAATTATTGATACAGGAATAGGGATATCCAAAAAAGAGTTAGAAAAGATCTTCCATCCATTTTACACTTCAAAGAATACGGGTACTGGTTTGGGTCTCGTGATTTGTAAGCGCATCATACAGTCAATGGGTGGGTCAATTGATATAAAGAGCCAAACCTCCATCGGAACAACCGTTAATATCAGCCTTCCCCTCTCTAAATAA
- a CDS encoding hemerythrin domain-containing protein: MSGCMSGFGGLVSGKLSVGLNQLKNEHPSLLDKLEGIFSLVKQIETEYQAENPFNRLKEKVSEFMAELGPHSEREEGVLFPMMGTYIGTTSGPIAVMEYEHDQAKKLIGTFIEQTSAKDEISEQKIKELAGFIKNAYFILTEHFSKEENVLFPMAERMLSEEEKAELFRRIQEIK, from the coding sequence ATGAGCGGCTGTATGAGTGGATTTGGTGGATTGGTTTCAGGCAAACTGTCTGTAGGGTTAAACCAATTGAAAAATGAACATCCTTCCTTACTTGATAAATTGGAGGGCATATTTTCTCTAGTTAAGCAGATTGAAACTGAATATCAAGCTGAGAATCCTTTCAATAGATTAAAAGAAAAGGTTTCCGAGTTTATGGCAGAGCTTGGTCCTCATTCTGAACGTGAAGAGGGAGTATTATTTCCGATGATGGGAACATATATTGGAACCACCTCTGGCCCTATTGCTGTAATGGAGTATGAGCATGACCAGGCAAAAAAATTAATTGGGACTTTTATTGAACAAACATCGGCAAAGGATGAAATATCAGAGCAAAAAATAAAGGAGCTGGCTGGTTTCATAAAGAATGCTTATTTTATCTTGACTGAACATTTCTCAAAAGAAGAAAATGTTTTATTCCCGATGGCTGAAAGGATGCTTTCGGAAGAAGAAAAGGCCGAGCTTTTCAGAAGAATACAGGAAATCAAGTAG
- a CDS encoding MarR family transcriptional regulator, which translates to MEKEAVSQSLKLYIVLSRAYKAINEHVNKYIQENGVNPTEFAVLELLYHKGDQPMQQIGSKILLASGSITYVVDKLEQKGMLNRIACPKDRRVTYAQISEEGKQFIQRIFPDHEIQIHKLMSSLDEHEKAEAIELLKKLGIPAGKF; encoded by the coding sequence ATGGAAAAAGAAGCAGTTTCACAATCATTAAAGTTGTATATAGTCCTATCAAGAGCCTATAAAGCCATTAATGAACATGTTAATAAGTACATTCAGGAAAATGGCGTTAACCCTACAGAATTTGCCGTTTTAGAGCTGCTGTACCATAAAGGCGACCAGCCAATGCAGCAGATAGGAAGCAAAATTCTATTGGCAAGTGGCAGCATTACATATGTTGTCGATAAGCTAGAACAAAAAGGAATGCTGAACAGGATTGCCTGCCCTAAAGACCGGAGGGTCACTTACGCACAAATTTCTGAAGAGGGAAAACAGTTTATTCAAAGAATATTTCCAGACCATGAAATACAGATCCATAAGCTGATGTCCAGTTTAGATGAACATGAAAAAGCGGAAGCGATTGAATTATTAAAAAAACTTGGAATCCCTGCAGGTAAATTTTAA
- a CDS encoding cupin domain-containing protein has protein sequence MREEEIHGKEEVSRFLDSQEVIYENWDISKLPTELVEKYLLSDEEKAAILTAFAGEISDISARRGYEAQDVISLSENTPNLEQLLQNFQQEHHHTDDEVRFIVSGHGVFVIQGKDGEFFEVFLEPGDLISVPENVRHYFTLQDDRKVVAVRIFVTTEGWVPIYNKEEVAQ, from the coding sequence ATGCGAGAAGAAGAAATTCATGGTAAAGAAGAGGTAAGCCGGTTCCTGGACAGCCAGGAAGTTATTTATGAAAACTGGGACATTTCCAAATTGCCAACGGAATTAGTGGAAAAGTATTTACTATCAGACGAGGAAAAGGCAGCAATTCTTACTGCCTTCGCTGGAGAAATATCAGATATATCAGCAAGAAGGGGCTACGAGGCACAGGATGTTATTTCGCTGTCTGAAAACACGCCCAACCTTGAACAGCTTTTACAAAACTTTCAGCAGGAACACCACCATACAGATGACGAGGTCCGTTTTATCGTAAGCGGCCACGGTGTGTTTGTTATCCAGGGGAAAGATGGAGAATTTTTTGAAGTATTCCTTGAGCCAGGAGACTTAATTTCAGTCCCTGAAAATGTGCGGCACTATTTTACCCTCCAAGATGACCGCAAAGTGGTTGCTGTTAGAATTTTCGTTACGACCGAAGGCTGGGTGCCGATTTATAATAAAGAAGAAGTTGCTCAATAA
- a CDS encoding phosphotransferase: METTVEVLFKPEILSDFIGKFTLSSDFKKLGDFENYVYEVYRGGEPLILRVTHSSHRKEEDIISELDWMNYLNKHGVECPIAYKSSRSLLVESLAAEDGSEFYACLYSKVPGHAVKVRSEEFNEHLFRAWGKAIGKMHALTKEYQPGNKVVRRPSWHEEELLEIEKYDSNETVIQNTKQLLAELHSLPCNQDNFGLLHTDLHTGNFFFDGEIVHVFDFDDCAYHWFASDIAIPLYYSLLYGWPDSEVAEKEQFSSAFLKHFLEGYQQHNDVPKNLMEHIPLFFRLRDVTIYSVLLKKIPPEKRNERLQKMIEEIRTRILLNKPIVELS, translated from the coding sequence TTGGAAACTACAGTAGAAGTATTATTTAAACCAGAAATATTAAGTGATTTTATAGGGAAATTCACGTTATCTTCAGATTTTAAAAAACTTGGAGATTTCGAAAATTACGTATATGAAGTATATCGTGGGGGAGAACCATTGATCCTTAGGGTAACGCACAGCTCACACCGGAAAGAAGAGGATATTATATCTGAGCTTGATTGGATGAACTATCTTAATAAACATGGGGTAGAATGTCCAATAGCCTATAAATCCTCTCGAAGCCTTCTCGTTGAATCATTAGCAGCTGAGGATGGTTCTGAGTTTTATGCATGTTTATACTCTAAGGTCCCTGGGCATGCCGTGAAGGTGCGTTCGGAGGAATTCAATGAGCACCTTTTTCGTGCATGGGGAAAAGCGATTGGGAAGATGCATGCTTTAACAAAGGAATACCAGCCAGGGAATAAAGTGGTACGCCGCCCTTCATGGCACGAAGAAGAACTTTTGGAAATTGAAAAATATGATTCCAATGAGACTGTGATTCAAAATACCAAACAGCTGTTGGCTGAACTTCACTCCCTTCCATGTAATCAGGATAATTTTGGATTGCTACATACAGATCTCCATACAGGGAATTTCTTTTTCGATGGAGAAATCGTTCATGTTTTTGATTTTGATGACTGCGCTTACCATTGGTTTGCATCGGATATTGCGATTCCTCTTTATTATTCTCTTTTATATGGATGGCCAGATTCGGAAGTGGCAGAGAAAGAGCAATTTTCATCAGCTTTTCTTAAACATTTCCTAGAGGGGTATCAGCAGCACAATGACGTGCCGAAAAATTTAATGGAACATATTCCGCTCTTTTTTAGGCTTAGGGATGTAACAATTTATTCCGTTTTGTTAAAGAAAATCCCGCCTGAAAAAAGAAACGAAAGGCTGCAAAAAATGATTGAGGAAATCAGGACAAGAATTCTCCTAAATAAGCCGATAGTTGAATTATCGTAA
- the fosB gene encoding metallothiol transferase FosB, with protein sequence MYPINHICLSVANLETSITFYENIFGARLLLKGRTTCYFDLNGVWLALNVQNDIPRDEIRHSYTHIAFTVPKEEMKTLEEKLKALKVNILNGRERHERDAHSLYFEDPDGHKFEFHSGTLQERLDYYRDEKPHMKFY encoded by the coding sequence TTGTATCCGATTAACCATATTTGCCTTTCTGTAGCTAATCTAGAAACTTCAATAACATTTTATGAAAATATCTTCGGTGCACGCTTGCTTTTAAAAGGAAGGACCACCTGTTATTTTGATTTAAACGGCGTTTGGCTTGCTTTAAATGTCCAAAACGATATCCCGAGGGACGAAATCCGTCACTCCTATACTCACATTGCTTTTACCGTACCTAAGGAGGAAATGAAGACTTTGGAGGAAAAACTTAAAGCATTAAAGGTGAACATTTTAAATGGACGGGAGAGACATGAACGGGATGCACATTCATTATATTTTGAAGATCCTGACGGCCATAAATTCGAATTCCATAGCGGAACTCTTCAGGAAAGACTTGATTATTACCGGGATGAAAAGCCGCATATGAAGTTCTACTAA
- a CDS encoding GerAB/ArcD/ProY family transporter, which translates to MGAAFQIAAVYVGTVVGAGFATGKEIVEFFSRFGFIGFISILMSGYLLVFMGSKLMRMSARIEAKSYQEFNEYLFGKWAGRGINALMLIMLLGVTAVMLSGAGAVFEEQLGLAKEWGIFLTILLSIIVMIIGTKGLFAVNSFVVPIMVSFSLMLMIFSVGNSEFISKLLYIPHADDGWKSVIAPFSYTAFNLGLAQAVLVPVAAEVKDEWAIKWGESLAAVR; encoded by the coding sequence TTGGGGGCCGCCTTTCAAATTGCGGCTGTCTATGTCGGTACAGTGGTAGGCGCAGGCTTTGCAACCGGTAAAGAGATAGTAGAATTCTTTTCGCGATTTGGATTTATTGGATTTATCAGTATCTTAATGAGCGGATATCTTCTTGTTTTTATGGGATCAAAGTTGATGAGAATGTCAGCCAGAATAGAGGCCAAATCCTATCAGGAATTTAATGAATATTTATTTGGCAAGTGGGCTGGAAGGGGAATTAATGCGCTCATGCTTATTATGCTTCTTGGCGTAACAGCCGTTATGCTTTCTGGTGCAGGAGCCGTTTTTGAGGAACAATTGGGCTTGGCGAAAGAGTGGGGCATTTTTTTAACTATCCTTCTATCTATTATTGTCATGATCATAGGAACCAAAGGACTTTTTGCGGTGAATTCATTTGTGGTGCCAATAATGGTCTCCTTTAGTTTAATGCTGATGATCTTTTCGGTAGGTAATTCCGAATTTATCTCTAAGCTCCTATATATACCTCATGCTGATGATGGCTGGAAATCAGTCATTGCTCCATTTTCATACACAGCGTTTAATCTTGGGTTGGCACAGGCGGTTCTCGTGCCTGTTGCTGCTGAAGTGAAGGATGAATGGGCAATTAAATGGGGGGAATCATTGGCGGCGGTGCGTTAA